One window of Nymphaea colorata isolate Beijing-Zhang1983 chromosome 1, ASM883128v2, whole genome shotgun sequence genomic DNA carries:
- the LOC116264347 gene encoding transcription repressor OFP8-like encodes MLRLRVILERAIGHIREERGRKSESDSPPALSSLLPSPDFRELPEKINRKERELQTELGVSERRGGSVIRFAVLPISSSRRDISHMSTRRNPLRHPAVVSIGCNCRRPRIAGLPVKKPKPKPKPKPPPAAGKKGTSPPSTSSCSWERFFSGDDLSTSTAFSSSKASRSSPERGRGLIPPALGGSVAVVKTSDDPYHDFRNSMVQMIVENEIYSRDDLCELLRCLLSLNSPFHHDAILRAFAEIVDGFFP; translated from the coding sequence ATGCTGCGACTGCGAGTGATTTTAGAGAGAGCCATCGGCCATATAAGGGAGGAGCGAGGAAGGAAGAGTGAGTCTGATTCCCCTCccgctctctcttctctccttccCTCACCAGATTTCCGCGAACTTCCCGAGAAAATTaacagaaaagagagagagctccAGACGGAACTCGGAGTTTCAGAAAGGCGAGGAGGGAGCGTCATTCGGTTCGCCGTCCTGCCCATTTCTTCTAGCCGCCGGGATATATCACATATGTCGACGCGACGGAACCCGCTGCGACACCCAGCCGTCGTCTCGATCGGCTGCAACTGCCGCCGGCCGAGAATCGCGGGCCTGCCGGTCAAGAAGCCGAAGCCAAAGCCGAAGCCGAAGCCCCCTCCGGCGGCCGGGAAGAAGGGGACGTCCCCGCCGTCGACGTCGTCTTGCTCGTGGGAGCGGTTCTTCTCCGGGGACGACCTCTCCACCAGCACCGCCTTCTCCTCGTCCAAGGCCAGCCGGAGCTCGCCGGAGCGGGGGCGCGGCCTCATTCCGCCGGCGCTGGGCGGGAGCGTCGCGGTGGTGAAGACGTCGGACGACCCGTACCACGACTTCCGGAATTCGATGGTGCAGATGATCGTGGAGAACGAGATCTACAGCCGGGACGACCTGTGCGAGCTGCTGCGCTGCCTCCTCTCCCTCAACTCCCCCTTCCACCACGACGCCATCCTCCGCGCCTTCGCCGAGATCGTCGACGGCTTCTTCCCCTGA
- the LOC116266425 gene encoding uncharacterized protein LOC116266425 has protein sequence MPSSRSSSSSRAALHATQKHTSLSFHPIVHNPLKIQKPAASRVLPNSMARGMNLKSLLMPKEMWVCHHPKTESFRAAVDIYRSINSVYIDSDGNDTISELGNWFETDSSAASTSEISSSEDSGDMPELVLEGLVRGLCSERFFFEPDCTKSISDEGKEKGSGALPSAKMGSGPKKGKETGLSPFNENKNVGRGLNREKGERKALFKENKKVGGASVREINGRLAENKTKEISGPVLTLREHLMVESEKDEKQLPSLKLEDGTVGSTGCEREKEDGVLMFEETEKMESVPQREKDGGFQGVEENAGVLPFKESLMMVLDSEDPYMDFRLSMEEMVEAYDLRDWGCLEEMLVWYLKVNGKSAHGYIVGAFVDLLLSLVSPPSSCEIHEDDLESSEDCEDCL, from the coding sequence ATGCCCAGcagcagaagcagcagcagcagcagagcGGCGCTTCACGCAACACAAAAACACACAAGCCTTTCATTCCATCCCATCGTCCACAACccactcaaaattcaaaaaccagCAGCCTCCAGAGTCCTGCCTAATTCCATGGCCAGAGGGATGAATCTCAAGTCGCTTCTCATGCCCAAGGAGATGTGGGTGTGCCACCATCCCAAAACCGAGTCCTTCAGAGCGGCAGTTGACATCTACAGGAGCATCAACTCCGTGTACATCGATTCGGATGGGAACGATACGATCTCCGAGCTCGGCAATTGGTTCGAGACAGATTCTTCCGCGGCGTCTACGTCCGAGATTTCGTCGTCGGAGGATTCTGGCGACATGCCGGAGCTGGTGCTGGAGGGCCTGGTGAGAGGGTTGTGTTCGGAGAGGTTCTTCTTCGAACCAGACTGCACCAAGTCGATATCAGATgaaggaaaggagaaaggaagcGGCGCCCTGCCCTCGGCGAAGATGGGGAGCGGtccaaagaaaggaaaagaaactgGGTTGTCTCCGTTCAATGAAAATAAGAACGTGGGCAGAGGTCTGAATAGAGAAAAAGGTGAGAGGAAGGCGCTGTTCAAGGAAAATAAGAAGGTGGGGGGAGCTTCTGTGAGAGAAATCAATGGCAGACTTGCAGAGAACAAGACGAAAGAAATCAGCGGTCCCGTGCTGACTCTCCGGGAACACTTGATGGTGGAGAGCGAGAAAGACGAGAAGCAATTACCATCATTAAAACTGGAAGATGGGACGGTTGGAAGCACTGGCTgtgagagggagaaggaggatGGCGTCTTGATGTTTGAGGAGACGGAGAAGATGGAGAGTGTGCCTCAGAGGGAGAAAGATGGTGGCTTCCAGGGTGTGGAGGAGAATGCCGGGGTTCTGCCATTCAAGGAGAGCTTGATGATGGTGCTGGATTCGGAGGACCCTTACATGGATTTTAGGCTTTCCATGGAGGAGATGGTGGAAGCCTATGACTTGAGAGACTGGGGGTGTTTGGAGGAGATGCTGGTCTGGTACTTGAAGGTGAACGGCAAGAGCGCCCATGGCTACATTGTCGGTGCCTTCGTGGATTTGCTTCTGTCGCTTGtgtctcctccttcttcctgtGAAATtcatgaggacgatcttgaatCCTCAGAAGATTGTGAAGATTGTCTGtaa